The following coding sequences lie in one Streptococcus suis genomic window:
- a CDS encoding transcriptional regulator, which yields MKQSLRTFIGKRIRLLRLQKGLTQERVEELADLGTNYVYKLEHLETNIKINTLEKIMEALDCDIASFFDITPKDDNPHIADLITNLKSIPEGQQEEILAAFNTIIVTAQ from the coding sequence ATGAAACAATCATTACGAACATTTATTGGCAAACGAATTCGCCTTTTAAGGTTGCAAAAAGGGTTAACCCAAGAACGAGTTGAAGAATTGGCTGATCTTGGTACAAACTATGTTTATAAATTGGAACATTTAGAAACTAATATTAAGATAAATACACTTGAAAAAATAATGGAAGCACTTGATTGTGATATAGCATCATTTTTTGATATAACCCCTAAAGATGATAATCCTCATATTGCAGATTTAATTACTAATCTTAAAAGTATTCCTGAAGGTCAACAAGAAGAAATTCTCGCTGCTTTTAATACTATCATCGTAACCGCCCAATAA